A stretch of Brassica napus cultivar Da-Ae chromosome C6, Da-Ae, whole genome shotgun sequence DNA encodes these proteins:
- the LOC106435252 gene encoding glutaredoxin-C14-like: MDKVMRMSSGKGVVIFTKNSCCLCYAVQILFRDLRVQPTIHEIDNDPDCLEIEKALVRLGCPNAVPAVFVSGKLVGSTNEVMSLHLSGSLVPLIKPYQLFHN, encoded by the coding sequence ATGGACAAGGTTATGAGAATGTCATCAGGGAAAGGAGTTGTGATCTTCACCAAAAACTCATGTTGTCTGTGCTACGCCGTGCAGATACTTTTTCGTGACCTTAGGGTTCAACCAACAATCCACGAGATTGACAACGATCCTGACTGCCTCGAGATCGAGAAGGCCTTAGTCCGTCTTGGCTGCCCCAACGCAGTTCCTGCTGTTTTTGTAAGTGGTAAGCTGGTGGGTTCTACCAATGAAGTCATGTCGCTTCACCTAAGTGGCTCTCTCGTTCCCTTGATCAAGCCGTATCAGTTATTTCATAACTAG
- the LOC106390402 gene encoding protein TRANSPORT INHIBITOR RESPONSE 1, whose translation MQKRAGLSFPEEVLEHVFSFIHLDNDRNSVSLVCKSWYEIERWCRRRVFIGNCYAVSPATVIRRFPKVRSVELKGKPHFADFNLVPEGWGGYVYPWIEAMSKAYTWLEEIRLKRMVVSDECLELIAKSFKNFKVLVLSSCDGFSTDGLAAIASTCRNLKELDLRESDVDDVSGHWLSHFPDTYTSLVSLNISCLASDVCFSALERLVSRCPNLKSLKLNRAVPLEKLASLLRRAPQLEELGTGGYTADVRSDLFNDLYVALSGCKKLKCLSGLWDAAPAYLPAVYSVCGRLTTLNLSYATVQSYDLVKLITLCPKLQRLWVLDYIEDAGLEVLASTCKDLRELRVFPSEPFVMEPNVALTEQGLVSVSAGCPKLESVLYFCRQMTNDALVTIARNRPNMTRFRLCIIEPKAPDHLTLEPLDVGFGAIVEHCKDLRRLSLSGLLTDKVFEYIGKYAKKMEMLSVAFAGDSDLGMHHVLSGCDSLRKLEIRDCPFGDKALLASASKLETMRSLWMSSCSVSFGACKLLGQKMPKLNVEVIDERGPPDSRPESCPVERVFIYRTVAGPRFDMPDFVWNMDQQSSMSV comes from the exons ATGCAGAAGCGAGCGGGCCTTTCGTTTCCGGAAGAAGTTCTGGAGCACGTATTCTCCTTTATCCACCTCGACAATGATAGGAACTCCGTTTCGCTCGTCTGCAAGTCGTGGTACGAGATCGAGCGTTGGTGCAGGAGGAGAGTCTTCATCGGGAACTGCTACGCCGTGAGCCCCGCGACGGTGATAAGGAGGTTCCCGAAAGTGAGATCCGTGGAGCTGAAGGGGAAACCGCACTTCGCTGACTTCAATTTGGTACCGGAGGGATGGGGAGGGTACGTGTATCCGTGGATCGAGGCGATGTCGAAGGCGTACACGTGGCTGGAGGAGATTAGGCTGAAGAGGATGGTGGTGAGCGACGAGTGCTTGGAGCTTATAGCTAAGTCGTTTAAGAATTTCAAAGTTCTCGTGCTTTCTTCCTGCGATGGCTTCTCCACCGATGGCCTCGCGGCTATCGCCTCCACGTGCAG GAATCTGAAAGAGCTTGATTTGCGTGAGAGTGATGTTGACGACGTTAGCGGCCACTGGCTTAGCCATTTCCCGGATACATACACTTCCCTGGTATCACTCAACATCTCTTGCTTGGCCTCCGATGTATGTTTCTCTGCTCTGGAGAGGCTGGTGAGTAGGTGTCCCAATCTCAAGTCTCTCAAGCTTAACCGAGCCGTTCCTCTTGAAAAATTGGCTTCTTTGCTTCGAAGAGCACCTCAGCTGGAGGAATTGGGCACCGGTGGCTACACTGCTGATGTGCGTTCAGATTTGTTTAATGATTTATATGTAGCTCTCTCTGGGTGCAAGAAGTTGAAGTGCTTATCTGGGCTTTGGGATGCTGCTCCTGCCTATCTTCCAGCTGTTTATTCTGTTTGCGGTCGGCTTACAACTTTGAACCTGAGTTATGCAACTGTCCAGAGCTATGATCTTGTCAAGCTTATTACCCTTTGTCCTAAATTGCAGCGCCTCTGG GTGCTGGACTATATTGAGGATGCTGGTCTTGAGGTGCTTGCTTCAACCTGCAAGGACCTTAGAGAGTTGAGAGTGTTTCCGTCTGAGCCTTTTGTCATGGAGCCAAACGTCGCATTGACGGAACAGGGGCTTGTCTCCGTCTCCGCGGGCTGTCCAAAGCTCGAGTCTGTTCTCTACTTTTGCCGTCAAATGACCAATGATGCGTTAGTAACCATTGCTAGGAACCGTCCCAACATGACTCGCTTCCGTTTGTGCATCATTGAGCCGAAAGCCCCTGACCATCTAACACTAGAGCCACTTGATGTGGGTTTCGGAGCCATAGTAGAGCACTGCAAAGATCTCCGGCGGCTCTCCTTATCAGGGCTCCTGACCGACAAGGTTTTCGAATACATTGGGAAGTATGCAAAGAAGATGGAAATGCTCTCCGTGGCGTTTGCAGGAGACAGTGACTTAGGAATGCATCATGTTTTGTCAGGGTGCGATAGCCTGAGGAAACTAGAGATAAGGGACTGCCCGTTTGGAGACAAGGCGCTATTGGCCAGTGCTTCGAAGCTGGAGACAATGCGATCTCTTTGGATGTCTTCTTGTTCCGTGAGTTTTGGAGCCTGTAAGTTATTAGGACAGAAGATGCCAAAGCTCAATGTGGAAGTCATCGATGAGCGGGGTCCACCTGACTCGAGACCTGAGAGCTGCCCTGTTGAGAGAGTGTTTATATACCGAACAGTAGCGGGTCCTCGGTTTGACATGCCTGACTTCGTCTGGAACATGGACCAACAGTCATCAATGAGTGTTTAA